Sequence from the Fragaria vesca subsp. vesca linkage group LG4, FraVesHawaii_1.0, whole genome shotgun sequence genome:
CATTAATCCGAACTACAGCACCAATCCAACCAAGAGAGTATTTGATTCCTTGATTTTAACTTTGGTTCTCTGCATATAGCAGCCTCACTAATAGCTTTAATCCTTTCTACAGCATAGCTTGCGGGAGTGCTATACAGAATGTTCCAATGCTTAAGATAGGTAATACGCCAACCTTCCACGTTCTATAAACGAAGTGCCTACCATCACTTATGAGTTACCAAACATCTTAAGCTCTAGGAAATCACACAGTACGTAGGTGACCCTGACATAAACTACAACTGGATTCATGACTAGTCAGCTTTCTTTTCCATCTGTGCTCATCAGAGAGTAGTCCTTATTTTATTTTTTGAAAAGGGAACGCAGAAGAATACTGAGGATGCAATCAACATTGGCAGATAAAAGCAAGCCAACAATCCCCGGACAAGGATATCTGCATCAATATAACCAACATCAGTGGCTAAACTACATGAAATTCCACAGCCAGATCAATTGTCTACCCAGAACATTTACGTGCACCACAGCTTCCACCCCAATTCTACGTTTCAAACCTTGTTTTAGTAAACTTGCACCGTAGGTCACAATTCTTGGACAAGTAGTAAAACATTTGTTCATAATCTGGATCTAACAGAGAAAGAACAGCAACATTGAGCTGTTATTAATGAAAGTTCTGAAGAAAGAGGGCTAGGAGGTGCAGGATGGGTATTGCATGACTAAATGTGAATTTGGAAGGCGTAGTGCAAAACTTCATGTTATGGCTAAATGTGTGAGCTCACTGCGCTGTGGTATTTTGATATGTACCCGGATCATGTAATATGCCGGCCAACTCATGTCGTAACTTCTCATGCTTCCATAACATGTTTCTAGTTTCTCTTGGGGATTTTATAATGCCTATATCTAGTTACAATATAAAGTATCATTTAACCACTAATTTAACAAAGGATCTACTCGGGTACAAAAATATGGCACATTCAAGTTAAATAAAATACATGCATGCAGTGTTGCAGCTGATAATGCTATAAATAAGTGTGTAAGCTGCAAATGTTAGACCACTAAATATATTTAAATTGAATGCATAGAAATGATAATGCTAAAAATTTAAAATCTGTAATCCCAATTGAACCAGGAGGAAGTCTTTGTCAATTCTGTAATGCTAAACTCTGCCGCCATTAAACAAAAGACTAGAATTTTGTATGCATTTAGAGTTGGCTACTGACTTGTCGTGACATCAAATTATTCTAGGCAATCAGTCCATGTCAGAAGATCTTATGGGGCACAACTACTGCAGATCAACTTTTCGGGCATGGAGATAACACAGCAAGTTCCATTCTCCGATCTCTATATAAACTGAGCAGTCTACATTTCATTGTATACCAGCTCATTAGTTCATTTACTTCATCATACATTCATAACCTAGCTAGCTTACCATGGAGTTCACCAACCTCGGAAAATGTCTTTGTTTGGCTTTGATCCTCTTGATGTTTGGGGCCTGGTCATCTGAAGCCACTTCTCGTACTCTCCAAGATGCATCAATGTATGGGAGATACGAGCAGTGGATGGCTCGTTATGGACGTGTCTACAATGACATTAACGAAAAGGAAAAGCGCTTCCAGATATTCAAGGCAAATGTAGCAATTGTAGAATCATCCAACAATGATGCAAGCAAACCGTACAAATTAAGTGTGAATCAATTTGCAGACCTCACAAATGAAGAATTCATTACCTCAAGAAATCGATTCAAGGGGCATGAATGTTCCACAAAGACCACTTCTTTCAAGTATGAAAACGTTACTGTGCCAGCTACTGTGGACTGGAGACAGAAAGGAGCTGTAACCCCAGTGAAGGACCAAGGCCAATGTGGTACGTAATTAAGCATCTACCAAACTGTTATTAGTAGATGTGAAACAACAACTATTTTTAGTATATAAAAGATTACTAGTCTAACTTGAACTAATTTGTCATATACCCATATATCTATGTATATACAGGATGCTGTTGGGCTTTCTCAGCTGTTGCGGCCATGGAAGGAATCACTCAACTTACAACAGGTAAGCTAATCTCTTTGTCAGAGCAAGAGCTGGTTGACTGTGATGTTAATGGAGAAGACCAAGGTTGTGAGGGTGGCTTGATGGACAATGCCTTTGATTTTATCAATCAAAATCATGGACTTAGTACTGAGGCTAATTATCCGTACACCGGAGTCGATGGTACATGCAATGCACAGAAGGAAGCAAGCCATGCAGCATCAATAACTGGCCATGAAGATGTGCCTGCAAATAGTGAAAGCGCCCTTCTGAAGGCCGTCGCCAATCAACCCATTTCTGTTGCCATTGATGCTAGTGGCTCTGATTTCCAATTGTATTCAAGTGGTGTTTTCACAGGAACTTGCGGAACAAGCCTAGACCATGGTGTTACTGCTGTTGGTTATGGCGTCAGTGATGATGGGACTCAGTATTGGTTGGTTAAGAACTCGTGGGGGGCACAATGGGGTGAAGAAGGGTACATAAGAATGCAAAGAGATGTTACTGCACCAGAAGGTCTATGTGGTATTGCTATGGCAGCCTCTTATCCCACTGCATAATTCGTAGAAACTATAAAGAAAACAATGCCTAGCTCCTATCGACCTTTCTAGGTTTATATTATGATATGTACATGAACTTGGGCAGGAATACTCGAGACCTACCACATCTGTAAGAAAACTAGAAAATCTTATCAATACAAGAATGAAGAACCTCTGTTTAGTCTAGCTGAAATCATCCATCACTGTACTTATTTCTGTACAGATCTTATCAGAACTTCTTGTCATCAACAATAAGCTAATTTCCATTCTAGATTTAGACCAAGATAGCACTTCAACTGCGTGATCCTTCTAGACACCAGCCTTAGTGGTAGCAGCCTTACTGGTTGCAATAGCATCATCTCATTCTATAGTATAACCATGCTATAAGGGAATTTAACGCTTATACCTCCATTTCCTTACTAGCATTTTGGCTTATATATAGGAATTTGGCTTAAGATTCCCAGTAAACCAACATTCCCAGTCTACAAGCAAAGTGCTTGTCGTCACTTCCAAAGATGTCGAGCTGTGGGAAGATCACACAGTTGGTATATTAACATCTCCTGATGACCCTCACAGAAGAGAACTAGGGTCATTAATTAGTCATCTGTCTTTTCCATCTGTGCTCATTTCCGAGGAGTCCTAAGAAAAGATTTGTAGCTTTTGGGGTATATGAAGCTGCTAACCTCCTTCCACTTTCAGACAAGGAGTTGGTAAACAAATTTTGCAATAGATTATCAGAATTTAGTAAAATTACATCCCCAGTTTTCTCCATATCAAGACTTTTTAGAAATTACATCCCAAGTTGCAACATAGGCCACACTAGCCTGAGGACTAGAACATCTACATAGATAATCTGGATCCAACAGAGAAGCATGCTTGAGGTGCTTTTCTCTAACGAGAATAACCCCATATAGAATCCCTCAATCATGTCCTTGAACAATCGTCCAACTATCCTTGTAAACTTGTTCATATCTTCAGTCTTCTTAGTTCCTAAACCTCCATTGTACTTGGGTTTACAACAGTATTCTCAATTTGACAGGTGGATATCTTCTTATTCTCATTATCGACCCACATGAATTCCTATTAAGCCTATCAATAGTTTGAACAAGTCCAAGAAGGAAGTTTAGCTATCTGCATTGCATAAACTTAGGATGTCTCAGTCTGTATTCATGTCAACCTACCAGCCATGTTCAGGGTTCTACAGCTATCCGCCAATCCAGCTACATTTTCATTCAGGATCTACTAAGCTAGCTTAGGTGTTCTTGGATATACCTAAATCACTAGTGAGGGGTCATTGGTGATCCATATATTGTAGTAATTTTACTACTTTCAAAAGCAACACTTCTACTGCTAGGAGAATAATAGATCAAATGCTTTGTCGAAATTAACAGATTGGCCTGAGCTCGCTTGTGGAGAATTTTGGAAGTTTAGATGTATGTCAATAAGGCCTAACTATTAGTCCTTGGTTTAGGCAAAGGTTTGAGAGCTTGGAGCAAGAAGTATTTCCCTAGACGCAACAAAACTGAAATTCAAGATTTCATGTTTCGACTGGAGACATTACAAGCTGAACACCCTTTCACGAGTTCTGGAGAGCAGAATGAATTGTCCCTTTTACTTGGAAGACTATGGTTGAAGGAGGAGAAATATTGGCACCAGAGCAAGGGTAAAGAAGCCACCGGTGATTCTAATTCTCATTTCTTCTACCTATCTACTATTCACAGAAGACAGAGAAATCACATTTTTCGCATACAAAATGACAATGTGATCTAGTTATCCGGGGATCACGAGTCTCAATTCTCATCTATTCTTAGTGGACAACTCTCTATTTTTCCTCAAGGCTATCCTTTCGAATTGTTGGAAACCAAATGAGATATTTAAGGAGTTCTGCTGTGCTCCGGACAAGTGATAAATCACACAAATCAAGCATTTTCTTCTCACCTGATTAAATGACATGGCTGATGTGTGAGTTACTGGGAATGTCTGTGGTTTATAACCCTGGGGTGTATCTCGGACTACCAACAATTTGGGGAAGATCAAAAGGTGAAGCTCTTCGCTTTGAACTAAAAGTGGCTCGCATACAAGAATGCACAACCAAAGCAATAATCAAAATGGCACATTTACTTCTACAAACACAGATGCTTGAGACTAATATGGAATATAGATACCTTACCAAAGATGTTGTCTCCCTCCATCGCAGAAGACTGGCAGTGATTTGGGACTGGTGGCACCGCAAATGGTTGCTTCGCTTGCCAATCGGACGATATGGGTCTTCGTCTCTCTTTGGTCCTCCGCAATGATGGTCTTCCCTGTCCTCCACAAGGGTTTTGTGCCATGGTTTATGTTTGCAGTCTTTCTACTTCCTTTGCCTTTCCTTTCTTGTACTCGGCTCTGTCTTACTGGGCAGTTTTGGCTTTTCCCTCTTGAATGAAATCTTTTCATAAAGAAATAATATCTGAAAATACTTATATAAAGAAATAATATCTGAAAATTGGCTTTTCCCTCTGTATCATGCATTAGAACTCTCTGTTATTTACCTACTTTTGGTCATTTGAATTCATGATAGGTCTAGCTAAACTGAATACTGAGGGGATGTAGAGCTACAACTAGCAATGACCTCAGTGTTCTGAGCCTCAATCACCCAACAGTAAGCTTTTACCATTGATGGTGACCAGACATGCGTTTTGTTTAGGCAAACTGTTTTGGACGGCAAAGTTCAATAATCTATGGGCTGTGTTATGTTGCTATGTACCCCGACGAGCATGTAATATGGTGGCTACGTTTTCATGCTTGCGAAACAATGTTTCTAGTTTCTCTTGAGAGGGTATAATATACTGTATATATTCTCAATCAACGAAAGGAAATGCCAAGGTAAAAAAAAAATTTGGCAAAGCCAGGAGCTTATAAGTGTAAAATCTGTCAGAATCCTTGTATACACATTCACGTTAGGTGAAATCCATGACTATCTATCTTCTAAAAAAAAAAAAAAAAGGGAAAAGGAGAAACAGCAAATATGCATGAATTGTGAATATATATCCGTGTCAAACCAAAACGACCACAGCAAAGTTGGAATCACTGTCATCAGCTTGAGCATGATCTTGATTTCATGTTTTTCTGCCTGCATATAATTTTAAAATGTGATATTATTAGTCACGCCGAAGTGAAAGGATATAGTTATATTGGAAACAAAGCGAGGTTTAAAAATTAGCCACCAACCAGAATGAATCCTTCTTTTCTTGTGCCAGGAAATCTTCAAAAGAAATTCCAGTAAAATCTACATCTTTACTCTCCATTTGCTCTCTGGATTTGGTCTTCAACTCAGTGCAGGCAATTTCAAGCATCTTCAAAGATAAAGGAGAAACAATCTTCAGATCTCCATTTGTTCTATTAAATATCAATTTTCTTTATGTGAGGAGACATAAGTTTACAGACCTGTGAAGACCAAGGTTTCATCCCGTATAAAGAAAGATTAAAAAAATATATATATCCTGAACCTTTTCAGTTATGACGTCTAAAAGTATTAGGATAAAAATTCAAATCAGACTAACATCTTCAATGGCATGACCTAGAGAGATGTCTAAAATCTTTCATCTTAAAATATAGCAAGAGTATATTGATACCTTCTTGTATGCTGGTGAAAGCTTAAGCTGATGTTGGAGCCAATTGTAGACAGATGCATCCTCTTCCAGTCTCTTCTGTTCTAATTCTAGCTTGCATATCTGAAATATCAACACGTAAATCCTCTTGATAGATAGCCCAACTACTTTGATACATTCTTTAACTACCAAATTACAATATCATTTTGGTCAGTCCGCCAACCTGTTTACGAAGGCGGTCAAAAGAAGATCTATCTGCCTTGTTTAGTAGAGCTTTTCTTATTGTAAATTTACGCTGAATGGCATCAGCCCTGTTAAAAAAGGGACAAGATGATACAAGATTAAAACAATGACAGTTCATTTTACACACCTGATATTGAAATTAAAAAACAAGAAGGAAAAAGCTTCTTGAAAATTGTTTGAGAACATACTTGTGCTGTAGCTCATTTCTAGCCTCAACTAAGCAAGTAGCAAACTGTCCAACCTGCATAAGAGAGAACACAAACAATAATATCATTGTAGGTTCTGCATGTTACTCAACTATCTGTCTATCATTTAACTGTATTGAATGTCTTTGACCAGTCGCAAATCTATGAACTTAGGAAGTTTAAATTAGACGCATCATCAACTAATTCCAAAGAGAATAAATATAAGCAATATCATGGAGTTCCGGCTATCTGACTCTCAAATGTACCATATTTTTCTGGCAAGTAGGAACCAGAAATACAAGATTACGATGGGGCTTCATTCAACATGTTTAACAATTGTAACGGAAATGTTCAAAATCTTGCTCATTTAGTAATAATACTGTCAAGAACACAAACATCTAACTTCGTTTCTTTTCATGCATGCTCTAAAGATGGAGATATTTTCAGGACCAAAAGTGACTGAAGGACAATAAAAAGACCTAAAGAGGAAAAACATACTAGGCTTCAGTCATCTAACTGATTCTTATACAACACTAAATTAAGATTAGAAGTGCTGAAACAATTAAATTTGATAAGGAACAGAGATGCTGACACATCACACATGTTTAGGCATTAACTACAGAACTAATTCCCTGTAGTCATTTAGCCAAGTTGTGAACCAAACTAGTCCATTTTGTTTCTACAAAACTTCAATAGGGTCATTTCTACCTCAAACTTTGAACTCAAAGTGGGCAGGTATAAACTTTAATCTGAAGTCTGCAAACAATCATAAAATGCTTGGAACAAATTATTCATTGGGACATCTAATAAAACATTAAAACATCAAAACAAAGGTCATTCCCAAGCTTCGACCATTTTCAAGAACTGCCCAATCACCAAATCAAAAGTCAAGTTCATTGGGAAATCAAGCAACTCACAGCGCTCTAACCTTTCAATAGTATTAAAAATAAGAAACATGGTCTCATTATTGTTTCACATGCAAGAACTATCTATTATCTCCTTTTCATGGAGGTGATGCCACACACCTCTCCGTGCTCAAGCATATAAAGTTATTACTAAAATTTATCTTATACTTTTTATAACAGCGTAACCAAATCTGAGGCTAGCATACTTGATGCTTAAATTAACCGGTTTTACAAGTTAACTCCATGACTTCAAAAAAGAACAAAGGAAAAGAAGTATCATGGAGTGCCTTTCCTCGCTGCAAGAAACAGCAATGGAGCTCAGATACATGCTCCTCTCTATAAAACCTTCCAATGTATCCGACAAAAACTCCTCTAACAAAAGCCTAATAGCGTAAACATGAAACTACATCTCTCACAATTTTCAAATCTAAATTCATTTTGTACCATTATATTCATCACATCATAAACAAAAATCTAACCACAAGCCAATACTAAACAACTCATATCACATACATATACTGCCTACATGTACTATGGTAACTATGCATACCTTGTTTGCCAAGGCTACTATAACCAATAAAAAAGAACAAAACTTGGGTAAATATTTTACTTACCTGAGAGAGTGTCAATTTCTTGGATGCATTACACTTCATAAGCTCATCATATTGCTTCTTGATCTTCCTCTGTGTAGCACTAGTGGATGAGGTAAACGGGTAGAAACACACCACATCAGCCTTGACCCGAGAACCCGAAACCGGACCCGAATTCCCCTTCTCACTCATATCCTCATTTCCACCACCACATTCCAATTGTGATGAATTCTTCTTCTTGGCCCTCTTCTTCTTCTTCACTTTCTCAATGCCGCCGCCGGACCCGTCCCTCTCCTCGTCCTCGGAGCCCGACCCTTGTTGGGCCAAACGGGTCGGGTCATTTCCATCGTCCACATGGTGGGTCTTGGCCAGAGTCTGATATAGAAACAGGTTTAGTTCAAACAGGTCATTCCGTCTCTGCAGCTTGAGCTCTGTTCTCTTCAGCTTTACAAAAACAAAGAAAGGTATTACGACGAAGAAAGTGAAGACGAAGACGACGAAGAGGCAGAGATGGGACATGGGTGTGTTGGGTTGGCCAGTGAAGCTGAGATTTCAGAACCCGGATGGGATAAACACGAAGCCATGAAAACGCGTCATTCACAGAGACATAGAGAGAAAGAGAGAGGCTTTGGGAGAAAGGTGGGAGCTTTATTGTGTTGGATGGGGTAAAGTGTGGGAGGGTTTTGGATTCAAAGTTTCAAACTGCTGCGCTTGCTTGCTTTGAAGCTTTGGTTTATCTTTCACTCTCTCAAAGTCTCAACCTTTGCTTTCATATGGAGGAAGATTGACTCCCATTTACAAATTCTGCGACACATGTACAGTACACCTAGTATAGTCTACGTAGTATTGTACTATTTTGGGGTATTGATATTTTTGGTCACTCTCGTCGTATACACTTCACTCAGTTCTCAAAAAAGATAAAGAAGATCTCGAGATATTTATGAGTAAATATTTAGGCAATTATGGAAAAAAGAAACAAAACATAAGGTTTGCGACCTCTTCCGCACAAAGTTATAAATCAGCATTTAAACTTGAAAGTTTTAATATGTTATAACTTATAAGAGTCTGTTTCAAGACACACTACATAACTTGTAAAAGTTTGCATACGTAGTAATTATGGTTACAATAATGCAGTGAGCAAATTAAACTAGTTGAGCTTGAAAGAAGTTGGGTCTCATTCTAAAAACACAATAATGTGGATATGACTCATATGAGTATACACTATATAAGTGTACACTATACGGTGACTATCCATGGACGGCACACGAGAGAGCTAGATTCACTAGTTTTGAACAAAAATGATAAACTCGGACAGTAAATACAACAATATATCAATAATGGTTTACACACTGTTCATGTTGTTAATAAGTTTAAACTGGCCCCCCTTGTGAGTTGGCCGGTGTAAGACTACAAATTTGGATTTCTTTGTAAATAATTTGGCCAATTAAAAATGGTTGTGCTTGTGACTTGTGATTTGGAGTGAAGCTTTCAGACAGCATCAGGTAAGCAAAGCAAGTAAGCACCCTTCTGGCATAGAGAGTTTGATAATAAGGTGATGCTATTACCATTGAAAACTTTCTTACAAATTACAATAATGAAGCAAATGAAGCAATTGCTTCCCAACTCGAAACTGAACTAAATTTAAATTACTGGAAACCAGATGCTTCCATACTAACTAAGCAGTTGCACATGGACTCAAAATTAGTATCATCTCGATGTGCTTCCTTACGATCCACCGCGCTTTGATTCCACATCTTTTGTAGCTTCCATGGAACCACCATCAAATCAGAGGATAGTATGTACATAAAGCTTATATCCAGACTCTCCCACAATCATCACAAACTCTATAGGCTTTCAACCATGTGGTGTGTTGTATATTTGTACAACTTCACCTAGGAGAGAGCCAAAAATTAATGGTTGCACTGATCTTGTGCGCAGATTTTATCTTAACCCAATGATAATTGACCGCAATTGATGTGTTGTGTAACAAATGTGAAGAAATCAAGATTATGACCTTCATTCGTGTACTTGAGACTCGGAATCATTAGTTGCAAATGGCCTCCACAGAGAGTTTCTTCATGACATTTGGACATGGATCCCCTCCAAAATTCTCAGGTGATACAGTTACTGAGCATGAGTTCTGTCCAATGCAACTCTGCAAGAATAAAGTCACTCTTTAATATTCAGGTAAAATCGAAAAAATAGAGGCATGCTAGGAGTACGAAAAGAAGAACAAGAACATCAAATGAGCTACTAAGAGGCAAAAAGTTATTTGGTATAATGGTCAAGGTTTTCAGATTGTTCTGAAACAACTGAGGCCATGTAGCCAAAGCTTGACCATCTTTGTTGGCTTGGATCATAAATAAATACAAAGATTTATCAGACCAAACACTATTTAGAAAGAGCTGATTACTCAAATAATCAAACTCAAAAGATGGAAGGAAGTTCCATGGCATAGTTGTGAGCGGCGACTAAATTTACTAGTTATATCACTTTTCAGGAAAGAAAAAGATGACAATAGTTGAGCAAGATAGTATACCCTTTCAAAAGCATTATAAGACTTGTGAGCATGACAGCCTCCCTCTCGGAAGCTTCCACAAACCCCTTCTGGTGTTCCAAAGCTAGCAAACTTTATTGATGAGATTTTCTGGCCAGGGCCGCATGACAAATGAGCTTTAGGCCTTAGAGGTTTATTGACCCTTCCAGAGACTTGCATTTGCCAACTCATAAGATTTGGTTGCCACTCATAAATATCAGCACATACACTATCTACTTCCCTTCTGACCAAAAATATCCCATTTGGGTCACCACCCCACTCTTCTAACACAACCAACAAGTTGCCTGCTGGGTTCAGCCATGACCGAGGAACATGATACCTGAAGTTATTAACGATTAACAAGTTTGTCAGTTACTCAAAGTAGGCAAAGAAACAGCTCCAAATCAAGTTTGCTTTTACTTACCATCTCTGAGAAGCCTCCCCACAATTACATAAGCATTTCTTCTCACTAAATGTTCCGGCATAGTTGCATTCACCACAAGTACCAGATGCTTTATAAGCAGGCCAATAGCGGCCAATACTCCGGCCATTTATCCAAACTTGACCTTTGCCCATGCTGCCCATATCTAAAGCCAATGGTGAATTTCCAGCTGGTCTATTGAAAGTTGTCTAGAACCATACAAAAAGGATAGGATTTTAATATGGTTTATATGGTAGACTCCTAAAACTAAGAAATAGGTATGAGTTGAAGTTTGATTTACTCACTTTGTACCATGTAAGAGGCTGCCTTTGTGCCACAAAAGACCCCTCAGTCCAATCTACTGAGGAACTCCCAGTCAGCGAATGAAGACTCAAAGCTTCTCCTTTAAGTCCAATCTGATTGAAGAAATACAATTTAATGAAATATCTTACATGCCAGGAAATAAGAGAGGCAAAGTGCAATGTGACAATCTACCTTATAAGACCATTTCTGCCATGACAAGTCCCTCCTTCCCTCATTAAGACCATTTAAGATGACTGGGCCAAGAATGCCAGCATTCCATGTCTCAAAATGTGGCCCAACGTTCTGAAATCAAATCACAGAATACAAAGTCAAACTCAAAATGCATAGGGGTTTAGAGAGAGAGAGAGAGAGAGAGAGAGAGAGAGAATAAAGGACAAACTAACCGGCAGACCAACAGCAATGCTGAGAAGGGCAATTTGGTTGATACCAGCTCTCAAATTCACACCTTGCTTAAATGTTAGTTTTGGGGTTTCTAGACTTCCATAAGCAGTTCCTGAGAAAATATTGGTAATAAAATGTTATCGGAAAATATTAGATAGTGATTAAGCAATAATTAGCTGTATCAGACATTACACATGTTGCTGTATGTTGTGTTTGAAAACAAGATGAAGGGTGAAAACTGAACTTGTTGCAAAAAGGTGTACTGTATAGTTCATAGTATTTATGCATATAAGTTCATAGATCACAATTCACTTTATGCAATTCATTGTTCACTAGAGACAAATTTGTACACTCTTGAAGTAGCATGGGCAGAAACACTATAAATTGATCGGCTGCCTACCAGCAAGTTGACCATTGATGAAAACACGCAAAGCATGACCTGCTGATAAGACTGTGAGCACAGGATAATTTCCACTTCGCAAAAAGTCCTCACTGGGATCAATCTTAACACTGAAAAGGGAAGACAATTGATTGTTATAAAGCAGTTGAGGGTATTTTCCTTAAAACAAAGGTTATGAAAACTATTGGTTTGGTAATATACACTCACTCTGTCATGTACCACAAGTAATCAGTGGCATCTCTAGTGGTATTTATCTGCTCCAACAATCCGGCTGTGGTAAATGAAGTGTCACTATACGTGGCAGTTTCATCATTGTAAGCTTGCCAAGAGAATCCTCCATGAATAGGAACACGGGGCATCTTCATTCGTG
This genomic interval carries:
- the LOC101310985 gene encoding vignain-like; the encoded protein is MEFTNLGKCLCLALILLMFGAWSSEATSRTLQDASMYGRYEQWMARYGRVYNDINEKEKRFQIFKANVAIVESSNNDASKPYKLSVNQFADLTNEEFITSRNRFKGHECSTKTTSFKYENVTVPATVDWRQKGAVTPVKDQGQCGCCWAFSAVAAMEGITQLTTGKLISLSEQELVDCDVNGEDQGCEGGLMDNAFDFINQNHGLSTEANYPYTGVDGTCNAQKEASHAASITGHEDVPANSESALLKAVANQPISVAIDASGSDFQLYSSGVFTGTCGTSLDHGVTAVGYGVSDDGTQYWLVKNSWGAQWGEEGYIRMQRDVTAPEGLCGIAMAASYPTA